In one Silene latifolia isolate original U9 population chromosome 10, ASM4854445v1, whole genome shotgun sequence genomic region, the following are encoded:
- the LOC141607569 gene encoding protein FAR1-RELATED SEQUENCE 5-like — MRVVEHKFRPTIGAVFASLEAGIKFYEVYARACGFTPRKHSTKTLRGGVAHQKFVVCNRQGFRESKPKQHPRTKDDENMGDGSSTTSTVTRRVKITRIGCRAYVRFALLHGLDGPAMIDEFSEVHNHRLTSVCNRDLDKISRSLDMFQKTLILDNSKLNIGAGLTFRQVKELVNGYENIGATLIDFKNFQRDIKCYIGLRDADLFIDRLEKLKATQPQFYFAYDVDPQNRLTKFFWADATCIRNYSFFGDAISFDPTYGTNKYDMVFTPFTGVNHHVKVGVVCRLSPVTRG, encoded by the coding sequence ATGCGTGTGGTTGAGCACAAGTTTAGACCTACCATTGGTGCAGTTTTCGCCTCCCTTGAGGCTGGAATCAAGTTCTACGAGGTTTATGCTCGGGCATGCGGATTTACCCCTCGGAAGCACAGTACGAAAACACTACGAGGTGGTGTTGCACACCAAAAATTCGTAGTCTGCAACCGTCAAGGGTTCAGGGAATCTAAACCGAAACAGCATCCCAGAACCAAGGATGATGAGAATATGGGTGATGGGTCGTCCACAACTAGTACAGTTACACGGCGAGTTAAAATCACAAGAATTGGATGCCGAGCGTACGTCAGATTTGCCCTTCTACATGGCCTTGATGGCCCAGCTATGATTGACGAGTTTTCTGAAGTCCACAATCATCGTCTCACCTCTGTCTGTAACAGAGATCTCGATAAGATTTCACGATCCCTTGATATGTTCCAGAAGACGCTTATCTTGGACAACTCCAAGTTGAATATTGGCGCTGGATTGACCTTTAGACAGGTTAAGGAACTTGTCAATGGGTATGAAAATATCGGTGCTAcattgatagattttaagaactttcaaagAGATATCAAGTGCTACATTGGGTTAAGAGATGCTGACCTTTTCATCGATCGACTCGAGAAACTCAAAGCAACCCAACCCCAGTTCTACTTCGCCTATGATGTTGATCCGCAAAACCGTCTAACAAAGTTCTTTTGGGCTGATGCTACATGTATTAGAAACTACTCATTCTTTGGGGATGCTATTAGCTTCGACCCTACTTACGGAACcaacaagtatgatatggtttttacaccattcaCAGGTGTTAATCACCACGTAAAAGTCGGTGTTGTTTGTCGGTTGTCTCCTGTTACACGAGGATGA